The bacterium genomic sequence GAGGCGTTCGGTGCGACGATTGCGTTGCTCCACGTGATCGAGCAGGATGCGCCGTTCCGCGTTCACGGGGAGCCCCATTTGGCCACCCGGTTGGACGCGGAAACGTACCTGGCCGAGCTCGCACGCCAGCTCGCGGCGACCGGCTGCCTCGTCGAGTACCACGTCCATGAAGTGCCGGTCGGGAACGTCGCGCAGAGCATCGCCGCCCACGCCGAGGAGCAGCGGAGCGATCTCGTGCTCCTGAGCACGCACGGAGCCGGGGGCATCCGGGATGTGCTCTGGGGGTCCATCGCCCAGCAGGTGCTGCAGCTGAGTCAGCGCTCGACGCTGCTCGTGCGGGCGCGCGCCAATACACAGGCCGCCCCGGTGTTCACCCCGCGGACCATCATGGTGTCGCTCGACGGGACCGCCGCCGCGGAGGCCGCGCTCCCGCTCGCCCGCACCCTGGCGCGCGCGCTGGACGTGCACCTCCGCCTCGTGATGGTTGTCCCGACACTGGAAACCGTCGAGGGCAGGCAGTTCCCGCAGGCCACGTTTCTGCCGAGTGCGACCCGCGTGCTCCTGGATGCTCAGGGGGAGCAAGCCATGGCCTACTTGGAACACCTGGCGGCGTCCATGCGATCAACGGGAGTGCCCACCTTCGCTGAAGTGCGTCGCGGGGGCCCCGTGGCGGAACTGGCATCCGACGCCGCCGAGCACGCGGACGGTCTCGTTGTGGTCGCCACCCACGGCCGGGCGGGACTGCAGGCGATCTGGTCTCCGAGCGTGGCGGCGCGACTCTTGAAGCGCACGCAGGCGCCCGTCCTCCTCGTGCCGATCGTCGAGCCGGACTATCGCTCAGCGATCCTCTCCTAAGACGCGGTCCCGGCCTTCCGTCGCCGGCAGACTCGACACCGCTGACCGCCCGTCGCGGTGCGAGGCGGCGGGCACCGGCGTCCCCACGAGCGGCCCTCGGGTCAGATCACGTTGAGCTCGACGAGACGCCGCCGTTCGAGGATGCGCGCGAACGACAGCGGCGTCAGATCCAGACTCCGGTACGCGCCGTCGACGATCAGTTCGGCGAGACCGCGTCCGACCGCCGGCGATTGCTGCAGGCCGTGGCCGCTGAAGCCGTTCGCGAAGAAGACGTTCGACAGCGACGGGTGGGATCCGACGACGCCGTTATGGTCGAACGTGTTCATCTCGTAATAGCCGGCCCAGCTCTTGAGGAGCTTGACGGCCTCGAACGGCCGTACCCGCGAGGCCAGGATCGGCCAGATCACATCGTAGAAGAGACGATCGTCGACCTCGAGTGGCGCGTCGTCGGGGTCGGCGCTGCCCTCCGCCGGGGACATGCCGCAGAGAAAGTTCGGGCCGTCGGCGCGAAACCACACACCGGACGGGTCGATGACGAGCGGGCACCCGGACGCGGCTTCGCGGGACGCGATCATGAACACGCACCGCCGGCGCGCGCGGACCGGCAGATCGACGTCGAGCATGGCGGCCACCGACGCCGCCCACGGGCCGGCGGCGTTCACGACGACGTCGGATGGCACGGTCGAACCGTCTGCAAGCACCGCAGCCCGCACGCGCGACCTCTCGCGTACAAATCCGGTGACTTCCTGCGTCACATAGCGCACGCCGAGCGACCGGGCCTTGCGACGGAAGGCCTGCAGCAGCGCGTACCCGTCGAACCAACCCTCGCCCGACAATCCCAGCGAGCCCGCCGCGACGCCCTCGGTCTTGAGCCAGGGGAACCGCGCCGCGAGCGCCGCCGGATCGAGCAGCGCGACGTCGACCTCGTGTTCCCGCTGAAGGCGGTGGTTGCGTTCGAGCACGGGCACCCCCGCCGGCGTCGCGAGGAACAGATACCCGGGCTCGTTCAATCCGATGTCCGGCCGGTCGTCTTCGGTTCCCAGGCGCGCGCCGACGTCGCGAAGGAACTCGATGCCGAAGCGCGAGATCTCGATGTTGACGGCCGTCGAGAACTGCTGCCGGATCGCGCTGGCCGAGAGCGCGGACGACGCCCTGCGATAGGTCTGGTCCCGCTCGAGCACAACCACCTCGCCGGA encodes the following:
- a CDS encoding universal stress protein, translating into MTVPVTVQRLVVSLDGSRLAEAVLPIAARLAEAFGATIALLHVIEQDAPFRVHGEPHLATRLDAETYLAELARQLAATGCLVEYHVHEVPVGNVAQSIAAHAEEQRSDLVLLSTHGAGGIRDVLWGSIAQQVLQLSQRSTLLVRARANTQAAPVFTPRTIMVSLDGTAAAEAALPLARTLARALDVHLRLVMVVPTLETVEGRQFPQATFLPSATRVLLDAQGEQAMAYLEHLAASMRSTGVPTFAEVRRGGPVAELASDAAEHADGLVVVATHGRAGLQAIWSPSVAARLLKRTQAPVLLVPIVEPDYRSAILS
- a CDS encoding FAD-binding oxidoreductase gives rise to the protein MADRVVVVGGGVVGSSIAYFLANHPRFSGEVVVLERDQTYRRASSALSASAIRQQFSTAVNIEISRFGIEFLRDVGARLGTEDDRPDIGLNEPGYLFLATPAGVPVLERNHRLQREHEVDVALLDPAALAARFPWLKTEGVAAGSLGLSGEGWFDGYALLQAFRRKARSLGVRYVTQEVTGFVRERSRVRAAVLADGSTVPSDVVVNAAGPWAASVAAMLDVDLPVRARRRCVFMIASREAASGCPLVIDPSGVWFRADGPNFLCGMSPAEGSADPDDAPLEVDDRLFYDVIWPILASRVRPFEAVKLLKSWAGYYEMNTFDHNGVVGSHPSLSNVFFANGFSGHGLQQSPAVGRGLAELIVDGAYRSLDLTPLSFARILERRRLVELNVI